From Polynucleobacter sp. MWH-Braz-FAM2G, a single genomic window includes:
- a CDS encoding penicillin-binding protein 2, producing the protein MRPVGFSTTPNLVLRLPMWRSRLMLFLLFFVFMMLLLRAFWIQGPGNAFYEAKGVRGTQRELELPASRGKILDRNGQVIATSLEAKSVIAYNDTVPDDLAAEKVQKLASLLQISEAELRKKLKEERKQIFLKRQVDPAVAQQIKQLEIPGIGLNNEYRRFYPEGEAMAHVVGFTNVNDKGQEGMELSRENELAGHPGQRRVVVDRLGRVVEDVAILQLPQNGKDLNLSIDSKIQFLAYNAVKDAVEKHHAKAGGAVVLDTQTGEILALANYPSYNPNDRRFLTGEQLRNRVLTDTFEPGSTMKPLTIAIALEKGSVKPETNMVIGAQYLVGPKPITDTHPYGNLTVAQIIQKSSNIGTAKIAMNNLSPEEMWDFYTAVGLGQAPKIGFPGAVAGTVHPYKKWMPTDQARIAFGYGISASLFQVARAYTVFARDGELVPLTIERSPEFKQGTRVLSPKTAIEMRNMMEAVTEPGGTAIKAQAEGFRVGGKTGTAHKLVGKGYGNKYRAYFAGLAPISAPRIVVAVMIDEPTGGSHYGGDVAAPVFSTIVSETLHTLNVLPDSKVKQMVLQDKNPEEIHVANAQAQHVVLKR; encoded by the coding sequence ATGAGGCCGGTCGGATTTTCTACTACGCCCAATTTAGTCTTGCGCCTGCCAATGTGGCGGTCGCGTTTAATGCTATTCCTTTTATTCTTCGTTTTCATGATGCTTTTGCTACGCGCATTTTGGATTCAAGGGCCAGGCAATGCATTTTATGAGGCAAAAGGGGTGCGTGGTACTCAGCGCGAATTAGAGTTGCCTGCTAGCCGCGGAAAAATTTTGGACCGCAATGGCCAAGTCATTGCTACAAGTCTCGAGGCGAAATCGGTTATCGCTTATAACGACACAGTACCCGATGATTTGGCTGCTGAAAAAGTGCAGAAGCTAGCTAGTCTATTGCAAATCAGTGAAGCAGAGTTACGTAAAAAACTTAAAGAAGAGCGCAAGCAAATCTTTTTAAAACGTCAAGTAGACCCAGCTGTCGCTCAACAGATCAAGCAGTTAGAGATCCCGGGCATAGGTTTAAACAATGAATATCGTCGCTTTTACCCTGAAGGTGAAGCGATGGCTCATGTAGTTGGCTTTACAAATGTGAACGATAAAGGTCAGGAAGGCATGGAGCTTTCCCGTGAGAATGAGCTCGCAGGACATCCTGGGCAAAGGCGTGTAGTGGTTGATCGCTTGGGCCGTGTTGTTGAGGATGTTGCAATCTTGCAGTTGCCGCAAAATGGTAAAGATCTCAATCTCTCTATAGATAGCAAGATTCAGTTCTTGGCATACAACGCCGTAAAAGATGCGGTTGAAAAGCATCATGCTAAGGCTGGTGGTGCAGTTGTGCTCGATACACAAACGGGTGAGATTTTGGCTTTAGCAAATTATCCAAGCTACAACCCAAATGATCGACGGTTTTTGACGGGCGAACAACTTCGCAATCGCGTTTTAACAGATACCTTTGAGCCTGGCTCCACGATGAAGCCTTTGACAATTGCGATTGCGCTTGAAAAAGGATCTGTCAAACCAGAAACTAATATGGTGATCGGCGCGCAATATCTAGTTGGTCCGAAGCCAATTACCGATACACATCCATACGGAAACTTAACTGTTGCGCAAATTATTCAAAAGTCTAGCAATATTGGTACTGCAAAGATTGCAATGAATAATCTTTCTCCTGAAGAAATGTGGGATTTTTATACTGCAGTTGGTTTAGGTCAGGCTCCTAAGATTGGTTTCCCTGGTGCCGTTGCAGGAACAGTGCACCCATATAAAAAATGGATGCCTACCGACCAAGCGCGTATTGCTTTTGGATACGGAATCTCTGCATCGCTATTTCAAGTGGCACGTGCTTATACAGTCTTTGCTCGCGACGGAGAGTTAGTTCCTTTAACTATTGAGCGTAGCCCAGAATTTAAGCAGGGCACAAGGGTGCTCTCTCCAAAAACAGCGATTGAGATGCGCAATATGATGGAGGCTGTGACTGAGCCAGGTGGAACTGCAATTAAAGCTCAGGCTGAAGGTTTCCGTGTGGGTGGTAAGACGGGAACGGCACATAAGTTGGTTGGCAAAGGATATGGCAATAAATACCGTGCTTACTTTGCTGGTTTAGCGCCAATAAGCGCTCCACGAATTGTTGTGGCAGTAATGATTGATGAGCCTACTGGCGGAAGTCATTACGGTGGTGATGTTGCGGCTCCAGTATTCTCCACAATTGTGAGCGAAACATTGCATACCCTAAATGTTTTGCCTGATAGCAAAGTAAAGCAAATGGTTTTGCAAGATAAGAATCCAGAAGAGATTCATGTTGCTAATGCTCAAGCTCAACATGTGGTTTTGAAACGATGA
- the rsmH gene encoding 16S rRNA (cytosine(1402)-N(4))-methyltransferase RsmH — translation MNITHRPVLLAEAVTALIGGPLIQNQNEVSKILMIDGTFGRGGHTQALLKELNSSARVISFDKDLDAIAVAKNIHDPRLKIVHDSFAQMDQYAEAESVDGILLDLGISSPQVDEAHRGFSFRREGPLDMRMNTDHGLTAAEWLEKASLEDITQVIKTYGEERYAFQIARAIVAKREEGLSPKTTTQLANLVASVVRTREAGQDPATRTFQALRIFINRELEDLELGLKAALRLLKPGARLAVISFHSLEDRIVKQFMQAHAKVAIPRGLPVREKDLPQSALAIIGRIKPSDIEISENPRARSAIMRVAEKRIGVAA, via the coding sequence ATGAACATAACTCATCGCCCAGTGTTGCTGGCCGAGGCGGTGACAGCGCTAATTGGCGGTCCGCTGATTCAAAATCAAAACGAAGTAAGCAAAATTTTGATGATCGATGGAACCTTTGGGCGCGGTGGTCATACGCAAGCATTACTCAAAGAGTTGAATTCTTCTGCAAGAGTGATTTCCTTCGACAAAGATTTAGATGCGATTGCAGTAGCCAAGAACATCCACGATCCCAGGTTGAAAATTGTGCACGACAGTTTTGCGCAGATGGATCAATACGCAGAGGCGGAGTCAGTCGATGGCATTTTGTTGGACTTAGGTATCAGTTCACCTCAGGTGGACGAGGCACATCGCGGTTTTTCATTTCGTCGCGAAGGTCCGCTCGATATGCGCATGAATACCGATCATGGCTTGACTGCAGCAGAGTGGTTAGAGAAGGCGTCACTGGAGGACATCACCCAAGTGATTAAGACTTACGGAGAGGAGCGTTACGCATTTCAGATCGCAAGAGCTATCGTTGCCAAGCGAGAGGAAGGCTTATCTCCAAAAACAACCACGCAGTTAGCAAATTTAGTTGCTAGCGTAGTGCGTACGCGTGAAGCTGGTCAAGACCCTGCTACCAGAACTTTTCAGGCATTACGTATTTTTATTAATCGCGAGTTGGAAGACTTAGAACTTGGATTAAAGGCTGCTTTGCGATTATTAAAGCCAGGCGCAAGACTGGCAGTAATTAGTTTTCATTCTTTAGAAGATCGCATAGTGAAGCAATTCATGCAGGCACATGCAAAAGTAGCGATACCTCGTGGCTTACCTGTGCGAGAAAAAGATTTACCGCAAAGTGCGCTTGCGATTATTGGCCGTATTAAGCCAAGCGATATCGAAATTTCTGAAAATCCACGTGCTCGCTCAGCAATTATGCGTGTAGCTGAAAAGCGTATCGGAGTCGCTGCATGA
- a CDS encoding UDP-N-acetylmuramoyl-L-alanyl-D-glutamate--2,6-diaminopimelate ligase, with amino-acid sequence MRVALKIDTNHLIEHLHTLANSSAKVSADSRQIKAGDIFFAYPVGHGNALRDGRQFIDAALANGAAAVVFDSAEMSSQIEDHPQCFAVENLAAKAGELCAQWYGHPSKELNIIGVTGTNGKTSITQWLAQALDASNHRTAVLGTLGTGFPGALVQTGYTTPDAPKLQTQLAELRSAGAKQVVMEVSSHALHQERIAGTDIHCAVFTNLTQDHLDYHGSMADYAEAKAKLFQHAGLEHAVINLDDAFGRELAMNLLAREDLKVWAYALSRSAFQGFEKFGDRLQRIYANNTVLSSAGYKSSFVLDGVLSSELHIPLLGEFNLSNALAVWTVLLSQGMSCDSATQKVSQLNPVVGRMELIRLGRHHKADGLLAVVDYAHTPDALEKTLQALHPIAEQRGGKIWCVFGCGGDRDVGKRPLMGAVAERNADNILITSDNPRSEDPQVIMQMIRSGMNTDLANVQMIADRAAAIMAAIRHADSRDIVLVAGKGHETTQEINGKKFDFSDQEHIRLAAGGSV; translated from the coding sequence ATGAGGGTGGCCTTGAAAATAGACACCAATCATTTGATTGAACATCTGCATACCTTAGCTAATTCTTCCGCTAAAGTAAGTGCGGATAGTCGCCAGATTAAAGCTGGAGATATCTTTTTTGCCTATCCAGTTGGTCATGGCAATGCATTGCGCGATGGCCGTCAATTTATTGATGCTGCTTTAGCAAATGGGGCCGCTGCAGTTGTGTTTGATTCTGCTGAAATGAGCAGTCAAATTGAAGATCATCCACAGTGCTTTGCAGTAGAGAATCTTGCAGCAAAGGCGGGCGAATTGTGTGCTCAATGGTATGGTCACCCTAGCAAAGAATTAAACATTATTGGTGTCACTGGTACCAACGGAAAAACTAGTATTACTCAGTGGCTTGCTCAAGCATTGGATGCTAGTAATCATCGCACTGCGGTTTTGGGTACTCTAGGTACTGGCTTTCCCGGTGCTTTGGTGCAGACGGGCTATACAACCCCAGACGCTCCTAAACTGCAGACTCAATTGGCAGAATTGCGTAGTGCTGGAGCAAAACAAGTGGTGATGGAAGTATCTTCACACGCACTACATCAAGAGCGAATCGCTGGAACAGATATTCATTGCGCAGTATTTACCAATTTGACTCAAGATCATTTGGATTACCACGGCAGTATGGCTGATTATGCCGAGGCAAAAGCCAAGTTATTTCAACATGCTGGTCTTGAGCATGCCGTGATCAATTTGGATGATGCCTTTGGCCGTGAATTAGCTATGAATTTATTGGCGAGAGAAGATTTGAAGGTCTGGGCATATGCATTATCACGATCGGCATTTCAAGGATTTGAAAAATTTGGTGATCGTTTACAAAGAATTTATGCAAACAACACCGTACTGAGCAGTGCGGGTTACAAATCAAGTTTTGTTTTAGATGGAGTGTTAAGTTCGGAATTACACATTCCATTATTGGGTGAATTTAATTTAAGTAATGCGCTTGCAGTGTGGACTGTTTTGCTCTCACAAGGCATGAGCTGTGATTCAGCTACGCAAAAAGTAAGCCAATTAAACCCAGTAGTTGGTCGCATGGAGTTGATTCGACTTGGCAGGCATCACAAGGCTGATGGATTATTGGCGGTTGTCGATTATGCACATACGCCAGATGCTCTCGAGAAGACTTTGCAAGCATTGCATCCGATCGCTGAACAACGTGGTGGAAAGATTTGGTGTGTGTTTGGTTGTGGTGGTGATCGTGATGTGGGCAAACGCCCTTTGATGGGCGCTGTTGCCGAGCGCAATGCCGATAACATTCTCATTACTAGTGACAATCCCCGTTCAGAAGATCCGCAAGTCATCATGCAAATGATTCGTAGTGGTATGAATACGGATTTGGCAAATGTTCAAATGATTGCCGATCGAGCTGCTGCAATTATGGCCGCTATTCGTCATGCAGATTCTCGTGACATTGTTTTGGTTGCCGGCAAAGGCCATGAGACTACTCAAGAGATTAATGGCAAGAAATTTGATTTTTCTGATCAAGAACATATTCGATTGGCAGCAGGAGGAAGTGTCTGA
- the murF gene encoding UDP-N-acetylmuramoyl-tripeptide--D-alanyl-D-alanine ligase — MSIMTTLAQAQAMLPRSILINTTAESAQKLSISRVGTDSRQIDCDELFVALVGERFDAHDFLSDVAKAGARAALISNADKCPADLPAICVSDTRIGLGELAKAWRASHPIPLALVTGSNGKTTVKEMIASIFKAAVGEDHALVTKGNLNNDIGLPLTLLKLRSSDRLAVIELGMNHPGETAQLAAIAQANIVLINNAQREHQEFMATVEAVAEEHSDAIRALPKDGIAVFPADSEFVSVWHKAAAGRKVIDFVLASGQNKISAAVTGNLLSNGLVQIQTELGVIEVQLNTLGSHNVRNALAASAVGIAAGLGLDKIKLGLESFLPVNGRMQAKAIDSNHTLIDDSYNANPDSVRAAIDALKQSGNLSWLILGDMGEVGNQGPEFHREVGAYAAEQGVSRLFVLGDQSQFALQGFEGVHKNGGTTTSTAKHFVDMDSLIAQLRDALHAQATGSNQHLNILVKGSRFMRMERVVQALLEEAKTCS; from the coding sequence ATGTCTATCATGACAACTCTTGCTCAAGCACAGGCTATGTTGCCAAGAAGCATATTAATTAACACCACAGCAGAGTCTGCTCAGAAGCTATCTATTTCTCGAGTTGGCACAGACAGTCGTCAAATTGATTGTGATGAATTATTTGTGGCACTTGTAGGCGAGCGTTTTGATGCGCATGATTTTTTATCCGATGTAGCTAAAGCAGGCGCTCGAGCTGCTCTCATTAGTAATGCAGATAAATGCCCTGCGGACTTACCGGCAATTTGTGTTTCAGATACACGTATAGGATTAGGCGAATTAGCAAAAGCTTGGCGAGCAAGCCATCCAATTCCTCTAGCTTTGGTTACTGGTAGCAATGGTAAGACTACAGTTAAAGAAATGATTGCCTCTATTTTCAAGGCAGCAGTCGGAGAAGATCATGCTTTGGTAACTAAAGGTAATCTGAATAACGACATTGGCTTGCCTTTAACGCTATTGAAATTACGCTCTTCTGACCGGCTTGCTGTGATTGAGCTTGGTATGAATCATCCTGGCGAAACAGCTCAATTAGCTGCAATTGCACAAGCCAACATTGTTTTGATTAATAATGCCCAACGCGAACATCAGGAGTTTATGGCAACAGTGGAAGCCGTCGCCGAAGAACACTCTGATGCCATTCGTGCTTTACCAAAGGATGGAATTGCTGTATTTCCTGCCGACTCTGAATTTGTAAGTGTTTGGCATAAGGCGGCAGCTGGTCGAAAAGTAATTGATTTTGTATTAGCGTCTGGGCAAAACAAAATTTCAGCTGCTGTCACTGGAAATTTATTGAGCAATGGTCTTGTGCAAATTCAAACTGAACTAGGCGTTATCGAGGTTCAGCTAAACACTTTGGGTAGCCATAATGTGCGCAATGCTCTGGCTGCTAGTGCAGTTGGTATTGCAGCCGGTCTTGGTCTTGACAAGATTAAGTTGGGACTCGAGTCATTCTTACCAGTCAATGGGCGAATGCAAGCAAAGGCGATTGATTCGAATCACACCCTCATAGATGATAGTTACAACGCTAATCCAGATTCAGTAAGAGCTGCTATCGATGCTTTAAAGCAATCAGGTAATTTATCCTGGTTGATTCTGGGTGATATGGGTGAAGTTGGCAATCAAGGGCCAGAGTTTCATCGAGAAGTTGGTGCTTACGCTGCCGAACAGGGGGTTTCCAGATTATTTGTCTTGGGAGATCAGTCCCAGTTTGCACTTCAGGGATTTGAAGGCGTGCATAAGAATGGTGGAACAACTACATCTACTGCAAAACATTTTGTAGATATGGATAGTTTGATAGCGCAACTGAGGGATGCGCTCCATGCTCAGGCTACTGGTAGCAATCAACACTTAAATATTTTGGTAAAAGGTTCACGGTTTATGCGGATGGAGCGTGTAGTTCAAGCCTTGTTAGAGGAGGCTAAAACATGCTCTTAA
- the mraZ gene encoding division/cell wall cluster transcriptional repressor MraZ, with the protein MFQGASALNLDAKGRMSVPAKHRDALLVQGEGRITLTKHPDGCLLLFPRPEWETFRARVAQLPMDAHWWRRIFLGNAAEIDLDSAGRILVSPELRAAAGIEKEVILLGMGSHLELWDAATYAAKEQAAIAQGMPEALKQFNF; encoded by the coding sequence GTGTTTCAAGGCGCGTCAGCTCTTAATTTAGATGCAAAAGGTCGTATGTCGGTACCGGCCAAGCATCGTGACGCCTTGTTGGTTCAAGGCGAGGGTCGAATTACGCTTACTAAACACCCTGATGGATGCTTATTGCTCTTCCCTCGGCCTGAGTGGGAGACCTTTCGAGCTAGGGTTGCTCAACTTCCCATGGATGCCCATTGGTGGCGCAGAATTTTTCTAGGCAACGCAGCCGAAATTGATCTTGATAGCGCTGGTCGAATATTAGTCAGCCCTGAATTACGCGCAGCTGCAGGAATTGAAAAAGAAGTGATTTTGCTTGGGATGGGCAGTCACTTGGAGTTGTGGGATGCAGCAACCTATGCAGCAAAAGAGCAGGCTGCCATTGCGCAAGGCATGCCTGAAGCACTCAAGCAATTTAATTTTTGA
- the ftsL gene encoding cell division protein FtsL, whose protein sequence is MNRATFTLLALLLICALSLVAAQQRARKLFILQERAQIEERRLNQDWLRLEYEQRNLSKSARIREVARNQLHMSPITPERTLYLKEAK, encoded by the coding sequence ATGAATCGAGCCACTTTCACTTTGCTTGCCTTGCTGTTGATTTGCGCCTTGTCCTTGGTAGCCGCTCAGCAGCGTGCACGTAAGCTATTTATTCTTCAAGAACGTGCGCAGATTGAAGAGCGACGATTAAATCAAGATTGGTTGCGCTTGGAATACGAGCAACGCAATCTTTCAAAGTCTGCAAGGATTCGCGAAGTTGCTCGCAATCAATTGCATATGTCTCCCATAACTCCTGAACGTACTTTGTATCTGAAGGAGGCTAAATGA